A single genomic interval of Lentimicrobium saccharophilum harbors:
- a CDS encoding glycosyltransferase → MKKVIVTVTNDLSTDQRVDKSCRTLRNMGFSVLLVGRRLPGSLELTGRPYTTKRMKLFFRRGPLFYAEYNIRLLWLLITHRCHLIVANDLDTLPAGFLAHRLKRVPLVYDSHEFYTGTPELVDRPFVQGIWESIEAFIFPRLTDIITVNGSIARLYEEKYHKKLHVVRNIPRRLKEGKSYSRAELGLPEDRKIILLQGAGINIQRGAEEAIEAVGQCGDTLLLIIGSGDVIGKLKEKAEQPEFRDRVMFLPKMPYEEMMRYTRLADIGLTLDKDTNINYRFSLPNKLFDYIHARIPVLASRLPEIAAIVEGYDIGMITDSHDPEQIAKKFREMLDHPERTIRWKNNLDKAAEALCWEKEELILKEVYQKYV, encoded by the coding sequence TTGAAGAAAGTCATTGTTACCGTAACCAATGATTTAAGCACCGACCAGCGCGTTGATAAGTCATGTCGCACCCTCAGGAATATGGGCTTTAGCGTATTACTTGTCGGACGCAGGTTACCGGGCAGCCTTGAGTTGACCGGTCGTCCATACACTACAAAGCGGATGAAGTTATTCTTCCGCAGGGGGCCGCTCTTTTATGCTGAATACAACATCCGGCTGCTTTGGTTGCTTATCACCCATCGTTGTCATTTAATTGTTGCCAACGACCTCGATACGCTCCCTGCCGGCTTTCTGGCGCACAGGCTGAAACGGGTACCCCTGGTTTACGACAGCCACGAATTCTACACCGGGACACCCGAGTTGGTTGACCGGCCTTTTGTTCAGGGAATATGGGAAAGCATTGAAGCGTTTATTTTCCCCAGACTCACAGATATTATTACCGTTAATGGCAGTATCGCCAGGTTATATGAAGAAAAATATCATAAAAAGCTGCATGTGGTAAGGAACATTCCCCGACGCCTGAAGGAGGGGAAAAGCTATAGCCGGGCAGAGCTCGGCTTACCTGAGGACAGGAAAATAATTCTGTTGCAGGGAGCGGGCATCAATATTCAGCGGGGTGCGGAAGAGGCAATTGAGGCGGTGGGGCAATGCGGGGACACCCTCCTGCTCATTATCGGCAGCGGTGATGTGATTGGAAAACTCAAAGAAAAAGCAGAACAGCCTGAATTCAGAGACAGGGTAATGTTCCTGCCAAAGATGCCGTATGAGGAAATGATGCGTTATACAAGACTGGCAGATATTGGGCTGACCCTGGACAAAGACACCAATATCAATTATCGTTTCAGTTTGCCTAACAAGCTTTTTGACTATATTCACGCCCGCATTCCCGTGCTGGCTTCGCGTTTGCCTGAGATTGCCGCCATTGTTGAGGGTTATGACATCGGGATGATTACTGATAGTCATGATCCGGAACAGATTGCAAAAAAATTCAGAGAGATGCTCGACCATCCTGAACGTACAATCAGGTGGAAAAATAATCTGGACAAAGCAGCCGAAGCGCTTTGCTGGGAAAAAGAAGAACTTATTCTGAAAGAAGTCTATCAAAAATATGTCTGA
- a CDS encoding cell division ATP-binding protein FtsE — protein MALDTIIELNNLSVYQRNILVLSEVTLSIGKGEFVYLIGKTGTGKSSLLKTLYADLPVNEGEAEVVGYNLRNIKQKEVPYLRRKIGIVFQDFQLLSDRSVNDNLVFVLKATGWKDKEAADERIKDVLEKVGLKTKGFKMPHQLSGGEQQRVAIARALLNDPELILADEPTGNLDPETSEGIMTLLFEISHSGRAVLMATHNYALMEKFPTRTLKCEAGKVLTSENGFGQPGSIA, from the coding sequence ATGGCACTTGATACCATTATTGAACTGAACAACCTGAGCGTTTACCAGCGCAATATCCTTGTGTTGTCTGAGGTTACCCTTTCCATCGGCAAAGGGGAGTTTGTGTATCTGATCGGCAAAACAGGAACCGGAAAGAGCAGTCTTTTAAAAACACTGTATGCTGATTTGCCCGTGAATGAAGGAGAAGCTGAAGTAGTCGGGTATAATCTCAGGAATATCAAGCAGAAGGAAGTGCCATACCTGCGCCGGAAAATAGGGATTGTTTTCCAGGATTTTCAGTTGCTTTCCGATCGCAGTGTAAATGACAATCTGGTGTTTGTACTGAAGGCAACAGGTTGGAAAGATAAAGAGGCTGCGGATGAAAGGATCAAAGATGTACTCGAGAAGGTAGGGCTGAAAACCAAAGGATTCAAGATGCCCCATCAGTTATCGGGAGGGGAACAGCAGCGTGTTGCGATTGCCCGTGCATTGCTTAACGACCCCGAGTTGATCCTGGCAGATGAGCCTACCGGCAACCTGGATCCTGAAACTTCGGAAGGAATTATGACTCTGCTTTTTGAAATCAGCCATTCGGGGCGTGCAGTGCTGATGGCGACCCACAATTATGCACTGATGGAGAAATTTCCCACACGTACCCTGAAATGTGAAGCAGGTAAAGTTTTAACTTCCGAAAACGGCTTCGGCCAGCCGGGCAGCATTGCCTGA
- a CDS encoding PAS domain S-box protein: protein MKNLRQRKLFPDRGKSVFILAIGLIFMMLIVAAIFYIRNGIASVKKKIGNELVSIAELKRNGITEWYLDEINDAAAISANTFLHAVYLKSISSGDEASGADLITFLNDLKTEHGYSEIFLTDVEGNLRLSTSADSSGPGTALVGFIKEAVREKMVICTGLYLSPVNNAPRIDFIAPLALPEGELQSAIVLSIDPYDYLYPLLSFYPSPGRSSESVLLMKEGDQVLVLSNLRFEDGAALRKRIPLPDLKGNEALATDGFKGIIEITDYRGIEIYAYLCPVEGTSWYLITKIDKDELYSGLREEIVLVLILLVLVGLFLGAVFWLYNAERQRRVLASLLQAREEFRTTIYSIGDGVIITDKAGMIQNMNPVAESLTGWKESDAINRSITEVFRIASEDTDEEVPNPVIKVLSSGIVVGLANHTNLISKDGKRIPIADSGAPIRDESGSVTGAVLVFHDQSQQRNYQAALESSEARYRRMFVENPQPMWIYALESLRFLEVNDAAIEKYGYSHDEFLSMTIMDIRPDDEHERLIKSISETSFELNHAGEWKHLKKNGEVIWVVIVSHLVTYNGIRARHVMVDDITERKLAEQALQRSEEKFRNLFENHSAVKLLIDAESGQITDANASASAFYGWTHEELTSMNINQINTLSEEKLKVEMENARIKKRTHFEFRHRHKDGSVSDVEVFSSSILISGKEFLHSVVHDVSAKKYAEQRINLLIRSIEQSPVGIIITNPHGVIEYVNPKYLQMSGLDSEELIGFVPSMLNRKSGDLHQVEEVWSAIGAGKEWCGEYPERRKNGGTFWENAVISPVFDKEQQISHYVIILEDITAQKRMITELKSAKDKAEESDRLKSAFLANMSHEIRTPMNGIIGFMDLLQEPDLESELRAEYIGIVKSSGERLLSTINDIIDISKIESGQAVVNHTRTNVNQLIDRLYKFFRFEADEKGLVFSVEQKLNDEQTWVNSDHVKLESILTNLIKNALKFTRRGSVKLSYWLVDDSMLEFRISDTGKGIPADRLQSIFERFVQADVSYSRDYEGSGLGLSICKAYAGMMGGDITVESEVGKGSVFIFTLPYLPADEGHTAHEKMHDSVAEPPAGNLILVAEDDDISYYYLNKLLAGRQVKLIRALNGEEAVMQCRENPNISLVLMDIKMPLLDGYDATRQILEIRNELPVVALTAYAFEEDRQKALDCGCVDYVSKPLKRDTFLAMIDRYMPDKKGL, encoded by the coding sequence TACCTGGATGAAATTAATGATGCTGCCGCAATATCGGCCAATACTTTTCTCCATGCGGTATATTTGAAAAGCATCAGTTCCGGAGATGAGGCTTCCGGCGCTGATCTGATTACCTTTCTGAATGACCTGAAGACCGAACACGGATACAGTGAAATTTTCCTTACTGATGTTGAAGGTAATCTGCGTTTATCCACAAGCGCGGATTCTTCCGGGCCGGGCACTGCTTTGGTTGGTTTTATCAAAGAGGCTGTACGTGAAAAGATGGTTATATGTACCGGTCTTTATCTGAGTCCTGTAAACAATGCCCCCAGGATAGATTTTATTGCACCGCTGGCTTTGCCTGAAGGGGAGTTGCAGAGTGCGATCGTGTTGAGCATTGACCCTTATGATTATTTATATCCGTTGCTGTCTTTCTATCCTTCACCGGGTAGATCTTCCGAATCGGTGCTTCTAATGAAGGAAGGGGATCAGGTGTTGGTGTTAAGTAACCTGCGCTTCGAGGATGGGGCCGCTCTAAGAAAAAGAATACCCTTGCCTGATTTGAAAGGAAATGAAGCGTTGGCTACTGATGGTTTTAAAGGGATTATTGAAATTACGGACTATCGCGGAATCGAAATTTATGCTTATTTGTGCCCTGTTGAAGGAACGTCATGGTACCTGATCACAAAGATTGATAAGGATGAGCTTTATTCAGGCCTCCGCGAGGAAATCGTCCTGGTTTTAATTCTGCTGGTTCTGGTGGGCTTGTTTCTGGGTGCGGTTTTCTGGTTGTATAATGCGGAGCGGCAGCGCAGGGTGCTTGCTTCATTACTTCAGGCCCGCGAAGAATTCAGGACTACCATCTACAGCATCGGGGATGGTGTCATCATAACCGATAAGGCGGGTATGATACAGAATATGAACCCTGTTGCTGAATCGCTGACGGGCTGGAAGGAATCAGATGCAATTAACCGCAGCATAACAGAGGTATTCCGTATTGCAAGTGAAGATACGGATGAGGAAGTTCCGAACCCGGTTATTAAAGTGCTGTCTTCGGGTATTGTAGTTGGCCTGGCAAACCATACCAACCTGATTTCAAAGGATGGGAAAAGGATTCCTATAGCCGACAGCGGGGCGCCTATCAGGGATGAATCAGGCAGCGTGACGGGTGCCGTGCTTGTTTTTCACGATCAGTCCCAACAGCGTAATTATCAAGCCGCCCTTGAATCGAGTGAAGCGAGATACCGCCGCATGTTTGTCGAAAATCCACAGCCAATGTGGATTTATGCCCTGGAAAGTCTCAGGTTTCTTGAGGTTAATGATGCAGCCATTGAAAAATACGGTTACAGCCATGATGAGTTTCTTTCAATGACCATAATGGATATCAGGCCTGATGATGAACATGAACGCCTTATTAAGAGTATTTCCGAGACCAGTTTTGAGTTGAATCATGCCGGGGAGTGGAAGCATTTAAAGAAGAATGGCGAAGTTATATGGGTTGTAATTGTGTCGCATCTCGTCACTTATAATGGTATAAGGGCTAGGCATGTGATGGTCGATGATATCACCGAACGAAAACTGGCTGAGCAGGCACTTCAGAGAAGTGAAGAAAAGTTCCGGAATCTTTTTGAAAATCATTCCGCGGTAAAATTGCTGATAGATGCGGAATCAGGACAGATCACCGATGCAAACGCATCGGCATCAGCTTTTTACGGATGGACCCATGAGGAGCTTACCAGCATGAACATCAATCAGATAAATACCTTGTCAGAGGAGAAGCTCAAAGTGGAGATGGAAAATGCCAGGATCAAAAAACGTACCCATTTTGAGTTCCGGCATCGTCATAAAGATGGGTCTGTCAGCGATGTTGAGGTCTTCAGCAGCAGCATTCTGATTTCGGGCAAGGAATTTTTGCATTCTGTTGTACATGATGTGTCAGCCAAAAAATACGCCGAGCAGCGCATAAACCTGTTGATCCGTTCAATAGAACAAAGTCCTGTGGGTATAATAATCACAAACCCTCATGGCGTTATTGAATATGTAAATCCAAAGTATCTGCAGATGTCGGGGTTGGATTCCGAAGAACTCATCGGATTTGTTCCGTCAATGTTGAATCGTAAGTCCGGGGATCTTCATCAGGTAGAAGAAGTCTGGTCTGCCATTGGTGCTGGTAAGGAATGGTGCGGAGAGTACCCGGAGCGTCGCAAAAATGGCGGGACTTTCTGGGAGAATGCAGTGATATCCCCGGTTTTTGACAAGGAGCAGCAGATCAGTCATTACGTGATTATTCTTGAAGATATAACTGCCCAAAAAAGGATGATCACTGAACTGAAATCCGCCAAGGACAAAGCAGAGGAAAGCGACAGGCTGAAATCTGCTTTTCTGGCAAATATGAGTCATGAAATCAGGACGCCGATGAACGGAATAATCGGTTTCATGGATCTTTTGCAGGAGCCTGATCTCGAAAGCGAACTGCGGGCCGAGTACATTGGTATTGTAAAATCGAGTGGAGAACGCTTGTTGAGTACCATCAATGATATTATAGACATTTCTAAAATTGAATCAGGGCAGGCTGTTGTAAATCATACACGTACAAATGTCAACCAGTTGATTGACAGGTTGTATAAATTTTTCAGGTTTGAGGCTGATGAGAAAGGGTTAGTTTTCTCTGTTGAGCAGAAACTGAATGATGAGCAGACCTGGGTGAATTCAGATCATGTCAAGCTTGAGTCAATCCTTACAAATCTTATCAAAAATGCCCTCAAGTTCACCCGCCGGGGTTCAGTAAAACTGAGTTACTGGCTGGTGGATGATTCCATGCTTGAATTCCGTATTTCCGATACCGGAAAGGGCATTCCTGCCGACAGGCTGCAGAGTATATTTGAGCGTTTTGTTCAGGCAGATGTTTCTTATTCACGCGATTATGAAGGTTCCGGCCTCGGTTTGTCAATTTGTAAAGCTTATGCCGGAATGATGGGCGGGGATATCACCGTGGAATCGGAAGTGGGAAAAGGTTCTGTTTTTATTTTTACATTGCCTTACCTGCCGGCTGACGAAGGTCATACCGCGCATGAAAAAATGCATGATTCAGTCGCGGAGCCGCCTGCCGGTAATCTGATTCTTGTTGCTGAGGATGATGATATCAGTTATTACTACCTGAATAAGTTGCTGGCAGGCAGACAGGTAAAGCTTATCAGGGCACTCAACGGGGAGGAGGCAGTAATGCAATGCAGAGAAAACCCGAATATTTCCCTGGTGCTGATGGATATCAAGATGCCCCTGCTGGATGGGTATGATGCAACCCGGCAGATTCTGGAAATCAGAAACGAATTGCCGGTAGTCGCCCTCACTGCCTATGCCTTTGAGGAGGACCGGCAAAAAGCGCTTGACTGCGGGTGTGTTGATTATGTGAGTAAGCCTTTGAAGCGCGATACATTTCTTGCCATGATCGACAGGTATATGCCAGATAAGAAAGGCTTGTGA